The sequence below is a genomic window from Ipomoea triloba cultivar NCNSP0323 chromosome 2, ASM357664v1.
AGCCGTTCCGGAGGGAAATCGTCGGAGAGGCGTAATGCTCCGATTATCGTTTCCCCTAAAGCTGTTTCCGACTCCCAGAATTCGCAGACTTGTCTCGATCCTGATGCTAGCCGAGTAAGCACTCAATCGTGTCCATGATGCATATACACGTGTTAATTATTACGTATTTCCCGTATATGAATGCCTGTTGTTGAATCTGCAGTgtttctgtatttttttttccttaatctcATAACATCTTTCTTTTTAGCAGTAAAATTGGTGATAGTTCATCGAATTGCCACTGAAGTGAAGTGATGATTCAATTAAATTAGAATGTCTGGATACAGCTCTCATATTGTCATGAGAATGGAGCATTAATTGCTTCACCTTGAAGTATATTTTCCAACTATTTCCAGATCCAAATCTTCACTTTTTGTTTGCATCGATTACTATTATATTGAGAGATTGCGTAAGGAGGTTGCTTTACGTGCGTTTTATTTAGTTAAAGCAAAGTGTGTGAAGTGTGAACTATTTCTTTTTTCACtattctttttctgttttttttttttgaatataacaATTAAAATCGTGGATCTGGTTTTGAGTGGTGTCCACTTCAACTGCATGTATGGATGAAACTTAGGAGTTCACTAGAGAGTTGCATTTCTTGTGTTGGCTGTAGAATTTAGGGACAAAAACGTAatgagaaaaatggtgttttgacATCATTCAAAGATGAATGCAGTTGAATGATTTGTATGTTATATCTGAAATCAAATTGCATTCATTTTTATGAGACTATCTAAATATTTAGTTCTTTTGCTTCTTTTCTAATGTAAAATATTGCCTTTTACCTCCTGAATTCCATCACTAAGGAGTAGTTGAAGCCATATGGGGAAGGATTATTATGAACTTCTGTATATTTAATGTTTTGCAGAGTGTCTTGGGAATTATTCTTGGAGGTGGAGCTGGGACCCGGCTCTACCCTCTAACAAAGAAGAGGGCAAAGCCAGCTGTTCCACTTGGAGCAAACTATCGTCTGATTGATATCCCTGTTAGCAATTGCTTGAACAGTAATGTTTCCAAGATCTATGTTCTTACACAGTTTAACTCTGCATCACTCAATCGTCACCTCTCACGGGCATATGCAAGTAACATGGGCGGCTACAAGAATGAAGGTTTCGTTGAAGTTCTTGCTGCTCAGCAAAGTCCAGAGAACCCTAATTGGTTCCAGGTATTTATCCCGTTGCTACTTGTTATAAACCATGCTAGTTGCATACAAAGAATTATGATGTGTATGTTCTATTATTCACGCATGATCCATGTAGTAGTTCTTCAGTTGTTTTAATATGTACAAGATATGATTCTAACCAAATCAATCTCCAGCTGTGCTAGTTTGATGAGTGTATATATGGTTGCCAAGTGTAGCAATCTAAATGTGATTTTGTCGTGGGCAGTCTAAAAGGAGTCAACTGTTTGGTTCCAAGAATTTTATGGGGGTATTCATTAATGGTACCATTAAGCACTAAATTTACATGCTATTTAATTGCAGGGTACTGCTGATGCTGTGAGGCAGTATCTATGGCTGTTTGAGGAACACAATGTTCTTGAATTCCTAGTTCTTGCTGGAGATCATTTGTACCGAATGGATTATGAGAGATTCATTCAAGCCCACAGAGAAACAGATGCTGATATTACTGTTGCTGCTCTGCCAATGGATGAGAAGCGTGCCACTGCATTTGGTCTCATGAAGATTGATGAAGAAGGGCGGATTATTGAATTTGCAGAGAAACCAAAAGGAGAACAGTTGAAAGCTATGAAGGTAAACTAAATAAATTCAGTTATCACTCTCATCTAGGTAGTttgtttaagtataaaaaaaaaacaaatagggAAATAATTGTCTTTTCACTCCCATCCAGGTTGATACTACTATTTTAGGTCTTGATGATCAGAGAGCTAAAGAGTTGCCTTTTATTGCAAGTATGGGCATATATGTCATTAGCAAAAATGTGATGTTAAACCTACTTCGAGAAAAGTTCCCTGGAGCCAATGACTTTGGAAGTGAAGTCATTCCTGGTGCAACATCCATTGGAATGAGAGTAtgtaccctttttttttttttttttttttcaaataatcaTAAAGTGTATTTTGACCATCCAGATTTTGTTAATTTGTCTTCTCACCAAATCAAACTGTATTGTACTGTGAGTTTGCTGTAGTATAAGTATAATAGGAAGATGAATAGTTATTGACTGAAATTTGCCCATGAAAACTGTAAAGAATAAGTGTAAATGTGGAATTCTCACCATTTCATCCATACAGGTTCAAGCTTATTTGTTTGACGGCTACTGGGAAGATATTGGTACAATTGAGGCTTTCTATAATGCCAACTTGGGGATCACAAAAAAGCCAGTGCCAGATTTCAGGTAAACCCCCCTTGTAGAATATAATTTTCGTtctaatgtttaaatttaaagCACTAACCAGGAAATCCTTTTGAAGTTTCTATGACCGATCAGCTCCAATCTACACTCAGCCTCGATATTTACCTCCTTCTAAAATGCTTGATGCTGATGTCACGGACAGTGTTATTGGCGAAGGTTGTGTGATCAAGGCAAGTGAATTGAACTTCTAGGGTTGATAACATCATCCATTCATAGATTGTGATTGCATTTATAATAATGTGGAATGCAATATTCATTATTGTGTTTGTTAGTGCAGAACTGTAAAATTCACCATTCTGTGGTTGGGCTTAGATCATGTATATCAGAAGGTGCAATTATTGAAGATTCACTACTGATGGGAGCTGATTACTATGAGGTAATAATCCATGTAGAAGATggatatagattttttttttctctagtCGGATTTCAATTGAGTTTTTGTATGGAGTGCAACACTTATCTTAATGGTTCATGATTCATCGGAAACCATCATTGTTCTGCAATTTCTGTAAGCTACTTTATCTTTTTGACATAATTTCTTGTATTGGGACAGACTGATGCTGACAGGAGGCTTCTGGCAGCAAAGGGCAGCATCCCAATTGGCATTGGCAGGAACTCCCACATTAAAAGAGCAATCATTGACAAGAATGCTCGTATAGGGGACAATGTGAAGGTGCAAAATCTAAACATTTTGTTTCAACTCAACTTTTCAactgaaattttgaaattgtcTTCTAGACCTCATAAGCCATTTCATACCTTGCTGAAAGGTGGGGCATGAAGAACAAAAAGTCCTTTACCTTGCTTGAATCAGGCCCACTTATACCAAAGATATCAATTCTTGAATTGCATCTTCAAATAACTATATCATCTTTTAGTTTaatcaatgaaaatttatataatgttcAAATATTCTTGCACTTTACAGCAGCATATATAGCTCCATATGCACTAAGTATTTTGGTATTATCCTTCAGTACTAGGAGAAGCATATTTTTATGAAGTTgaaacttgaaatcttgaaacCCCCTAACATCGACATTTGATTTTCTCAGATCATTAATAGTGACGATGTTCAAGAAGCAGCTAGGGAAACTGATGGATATTTCATCAAGAGTGGAATCGTCACTGTCATCAAGGATGCATTGATCCCCAGCGGAACTGTAATATAAAGATGTAACAAGAGTTCAGGCACATATCCTCAAAACTGTTTAGCAGAAGATGGAGCTGCAGGCCTGCAATGGTAGTTGTTTATTTTGCCATAGAAAATCTAACATTTTTTGTTGGTAATGTTATGTTTTCCCATAAGAGAAACTGATGCATATTAtcctttaaagtttaaataccATCTTAGTTACCAATAAATGATGATTATACAAGTGTATACGTGATGCTTTCTACTTGATCACTAGTCTCCAATTGGCAAATTTTGGAACTAGTTACAAACATACACAACAAGTTCAGTTAATCTAAAGGCACAATACTTCTGCCACCTCCTTAATGGTGATTATGATCATGGACATTAGCAGCTGGTCCAGGAGGTCCAGGAGCTTCCCTGTCACTCCGTCGGTGAATTAAGCTTCCTGTTctcgaaaaaaataaaacagaaaacTAAAAATAGAGCCAAAAAAGCAGCAGATTAACGAAAATTAAAGGAGAAAGAAGCAAAACACACACCCTGAGCTGCTAGTGATGAGTAGTCTAAGATCTTTGCTTGACACGCCGAGAGCAGAATAAATGTCAGAAACAGAAACACAGCAAATAAAGCTATGCTCTTGCGGAGATTGATCATCGTTCTTCTCCTCATCGTATTCGCTTTCCGGGCCGCTATACACTTGTCTCTTTATAGTAGTTGGCGGTCCATGCAGGTTTCTTCCCTTTGAAAATTATGATGGAGACAGaaatgttttctttcttttgttttttaaaagctcttttttccttcatccaTTTTCATTGTTAGAGTCAAAATTACTCCATTTCCGTAGTATTTGATTTGTAGGTGGCGTAATTGAGGATTGACGAAGTCCAAAACTTTAGTGGATGAAGTTTCAGCCTGCAATTGCAATATTATTATTCAACAAACATAGATATTGGGTTGGTCAGTTGGTGACATCGTCTATCTTAACTTGTTAGACGGACTTGGTCGTCTTCCCTCCGTTATCACTGGTCCGGCCAGTTGCATTCACAACCATCCTCCATTCTAATTGGTAGGTAGGTGGTGTGAATGAGTATAGCGTGGTTGTGGTGTGACATGAATTGAATGATGCCAAACATTCAGTCGCAATTGAGTCAAGTAGTTGGATGGGCCAATAATCAAAGTCAACATGATGTAGGCATGCATATTTCTAGGCATGCGACATGCGAGGTAGTGCGATTGTGCGAAGCAACTCATATTCGTCTATATGATTCACATGTTTGTAAGAGGTTGTGGcactataataaaaataaataatttataccggatgaaaaatcatcaaattggacgtgattttttaaaagctaATTTACTGGGCCGATGGGGTGGATATCccgttgttataccgtggaccatgcacAATgcctgatactgcagttgtgttgaacgggtactgcagttgtgttaaacggatGAAACGACTTCTGTTctgcacaactgcagttccctttcaacacaaccaacacaactgcagtattgaccatggtccatagtataatttgcggtGGATATTACCTAAGATTAGTTGTGTGGGCCTATTTTTGATTGATAGAATCTAAAAAATTTCCTTTTTCAGTTTTCACGggaacaatatttatatttggtcTTAACGTGAAAGAAAAGCTGTACGACTGGAGtcatcacaattcacaagcAAAAAGACGTTGTCGTTTCAGCTTCCACGCTATATATGCTACGGCCTACTTTTCTCCTCTATGTTTTCCGATCCGTCAACAATAACTACCTCTTTCCGCGTACACCAACCGCTCCTCACCCTCTCCCCATTCGCACCGCAAACCACGCAAAGACAAGAATATTGGAATTTGGAAGCAGCGAAAGATGAAAGGGaaaaaaacaatttcctaaAGAAAGACTTCTTTCAAGTTTTCCTCGAAAATGATTTCAAAACTAATCCTGACATGCAAGTCACGACCTCGGATTTCTAGCAACACATGTTGACTATACTACAGGTGGGCATTCTTTAATTTTCCAGGAACCCACCATTTTTACCTCGAAAATAACGTCGCCCAAATTTTCTTGATCCCATTTTGGTCTTGTTAAACGCTCAAAGTtgtaatcttttttcttaatggAAATTCCCATTGGTTTTCTTTGCAGAATTTTGTTTGGCGGATTTAGTTAAGTTATGCCCATGGTTGGAGATGGAGCAGTGTCTGTTTTTGCGGCAAAGCAAAAGCATTATTAGTGGATGGGTGATCACAACCAACACTCGCTATTTCGCTAGTCAAGCCCGCACATTGAAGTGAGtttctttcttcaattctttgcGCGATCTATTCTGTTTGCAGATATAACCTCACCGCCAAGCAATCTCTTAacattcttgattttttttacataaaaaaaagaatgaaattgaaaaaaaaaatatcgtgGAAATGACTCAAAGGGTATACACAAGAAATTGAATAAGAAAGAGTATGATTATGAAGTGATAAGTAATGGAACAGTGTTCTTAGTCTTATTGGCTTGTGGCACATTCCACCAACTTTGCCTGCTTTCCACTCAAGTCAAGTTCTCTGTCCTTTTCCATTCACATACTTTTTCATTTCCAGGTTTCAGAAATGAAATTTCATCTTTACGCATTAACATTGGCATAAATATGCTTCTGTTAACAGCTTCAATGAATAATGACCCAATAGGTATTAGGTAAAGATTATGGATTAGTATTATTGTAGCTGCAAAATTGATGTATGTGCACATATTGTTTGAATATATTCTGCCTTTCCCTATTGTGTTGTAATGAATGGGCATTTCTTTCAGCAGATGGGGTCTTTTGATGGAAGAGCAGTTCTTGAGTTCCATGATGAGAGCCTAGTAAGCCCTGATCATGTAATCGGGAGGCCAATATCTCTCGATCCTTCTCCCCGGAGATCATTCTTTTATACCAGTTCTGATGATTTCAGCTGTAAATGTATATTGAATAGGATGTTAGCCAGCATTAAAATCGTCTTCTTATCCAAAAAGTTAAACATTCTTATAACCTGTGGTCCTCTGGCTGTTCTTGTTGATAAGTTTTCTAATCGTCATGTAAGTTTGATTTGTTTCTTTGCTCTCCAAtctgttttcattttttatacgTATGTGATTATATCTGtcctatcatttttttttctcttggtAGGGGTGGATCTTCATTCTAAGCTTGTCAGGCATCATACCACTTGCGGAGCGTTTAGGTTGGGCAACAGAGTAATTCACAATACCTATCATCTCAGGATATGTTGCATTTAATTCTGTACAGGAAGCTAGCGATTAGCATTGTTAGTAAATGCATTATGCATGTTAAGATTTTCCTACTTTACTAAGGTCTCAGTTCTTTTATGATGAGGAAGATATTCTGGTTTAGCTAGATCACATTTTTCATTTACTATTTTGGGTCCTTCCAAAGTgcataacaaagaaaaaaacactAATGATTCATTAATGCTTAgcgaaaataattttttttgtggagTTGATAGTGTGAACGTATTGGTATTGGACTGTAACTTGATTTCGTAtggtttaaaattttattatctattgACCAAGCCACTAATATTTTGGCTTCATATTCTGTGCAGGCAGCTTGCTTTCTTTACTGGCCCAACAGGTTGTAttctttattcttatttttatagGAATATATGAATGTcgatatgtatgtgtgtatgctTGTTGGCTCTGAATCCACCAGTTCTTTCCCCATGTTATATTAATCACACCTTTTTTGCTttatatgcaaaatacttttccAACACGTTATAAACTAGGACACCTTATTCCTAATGTTGTGAGCACATTTTGGTTTGAATGCCTTCTAGAAAGAAATTCCTTAGATTGAATTCAAGAATATTGTTATGCTTGTTGTTTACTTACGCTTTCTTTGTTCAAAATATTGACCAATGGGCTTAATTTTGGAGTTTTTTGCAGTTGGAGGGCTTCTAAATGCCACTTTCGGCAATGCAACAGAGTTAATAATATCAATGTATGCACTTAATCGTGGCATGATGCGAGTTGTTCAGCAGTCACTTTTGGGCTCGATTCTCTCAAATATGTTACTCGTGCTCGGGTGTGCATTTTTTGCTGGTGGACTTGTTTATTCTCATAAAGAACAGGTTTTCAACAAGGTACGCTACTGTCAtcttaaaattcttttttttttttttttttttccattggaACCTTAGTATACATTAGTGATTTCCCGGCATTAATATGATGGGAtatatttgtatactttgttAGGGAACTGCAGTCATGAATTCAGGGTTGCTTTTGATGGCTGTAATGGGGCTTCTGTTACCTGCGGTCCTCCATTTTACACACACCGAGTTGCATTTTGGAAAATCGGAGGTCGCACTTTCTAGGTTTAGTAGCTGTGTAATGCTTGTAGCATATGGTGCTTATCTTTTCTTCCAGCTGACAAGCGAAAAGAGTCTTTATATGCCGATTGCAGAGGTCAGTGATCAGTgttctattacattttatttattactgtTTCTTTCCTAGAATAAATAcctctttcttttcctttttttttttctgagtttttgatatatttttggAGTTGAAAATCTTGGTTCGTtctaaaatttgatatttattcaTCTTGGGCATTGACCATTTAAGAGGCAGATAATGCTTTCAAGGTTGCATGTTATGACAATAATACAGAATAATACAACCTACGGTTTATTTGAGCAACACCGTTCCCCTTTTCTTACTAAAAATACTTTATAGGTTTGTTTTTCTGGTTCCTAACTTTTTATACTCACTCGATACTACACACTTTTAGGACGCAAATCGAAATGACAGTgacaatgaagaagaagaagctccCGAGATATCCATGTGGTCGTCAATCATATGGCTTTCCATTTTGACTGCATGGATAGCTCTTCTATCTGAATATTTGGTTAACACTATAGAGGTAACTTAATCTTGCAAACTTACCTCTTACGGAGTTTCTTGGCATTCTTCTAGTAGAATTACAGCGCTCTATAAATCGGAATCGTGAGTCATCCACCTTCCAAAGGGCCAAATCCTCACTTTTACATTTAACTGCCATTGACTTGTTTAACAACGTATTCTGGAGGTTTAATATTTCCAAGTAACTTGTGGTCCAGTAGCACCAAGTAGCTTcctcatatgggaggttgtgggttcgagtcagtctcagtggagtcaatattgactctttgtacttcaatacGTTGAgaaatagagtcagtagtattttaaaaaaaacggAGATGTATAGGAAAATTCTCTCGCACTCGCTTCTTACTCTCTTTTGTGATAAATGTGAATGTGCTTCAGGGAGCATCTATTGCATTGAACATTCCCGTGGCTTTTATAAGTGTCATCCTGCTCCCGATTGTTGGCAATGCTGCAGAACATGCTGGCGCTATCATGTTTGCTGTGAAAGACAAGCTTGTAAATATCCTGATTCGTTCATAAATAAAAGGACTAAAGCCGAAGACGAACCCCTCACACTTATTCGATTTTGGTGCAGGACATCTCTTTGGGAGTGGCTATCGGATCTTCTACACAGATAGCCATGTTCGGGGTATATTTTAATCTGTACCATTCATAGTCATTGAATTCCTTTTAGTGATTCTATGAATGACCATGTATTCATTATTGCTACAGATCCCTTTCTGTGTTGTCGTTGGGTGGATAATGGGGCGCCCAATGAACTTGGACTTCCAGCTTTTCGAAACAGCCACCCTGTTCATGAGCGTTATTGTAGTAGCCTTCATGGTGCAGGTATCCAACTTGCATAAACACAGCAGACTATAgcaatgtttggtaaatgactgttagctgatagttgttagctgattgggttagaggtataactagttgataatattagctgattgtagaaaggtgtttggtaaattagttgttagctgatatctgtttggtataatttcttttctcaaaaagctaattgaaaaaattgttttgagtaactttttgaattttagcattttggacttacaaaaagcttattaatcaaacactcatattgattttttaaccaagtcaaacaactaatagtagtcaaataagtcaaaattgactgataagctaactattttaccaaacagggcctataatTTGTTCTTCTCTGATCTTTACCATTTGCTCCTTCAATCCCGCTTTCCCCTCGGGCATTGTGTCGGTTTGTTATTGCAGGAAGGAACTTCAAATTACTTTAAAGGACTAATGCTCCTCCTCTGCTATCTGATAGTCGCTGCAAGTTTCTTTGTACACATCGACCCCGAGTCTATACGTGAGTTGCTTCCCGCTTTTCTTCCATCGTTCATATCAGTGCCTTTGTTGATAACCCGGTTTCGATCAAACTTGAACGCAATGGCTGATAATGTGGCATTTCAGAGGACAAGCCCACAGAGACTAGTCTACAGACACTGCAGAAGGCAGCTGAAGCCATATATGATGATCTCAGAAATGTTTAAATTTGAAGAGTTGTGACTGATCTGAGAGCTGCCCAGTTTGCCATTGTTGAGTATGAAGTTCCATTTTAAAGTTCAACTTCAAGGTGTATATTCCATCTTCTTCTTTGTTACATTGTGATGATATAGTTAGTGGCTTATGAAATCTTTGATTTTGATAGCATAGAATGTGGAGGAATTGTGTTTTAATTTCCTCCAAAATATAGTTGGATgtatagttttccttttcttttctaacTTTTAACTAAATTTTGTTCAACCATAGgttatacatttttattttgttcttgtACGTTTAAATGTGTAATGTATATATCACTTATGAATTCTAATCACGtttacttttaaattataatcaaCGACAGCCCAAATTATATGTTGCTGaataataaaagtttaaaaggtTAGATGTAACATAATCTCCTTCAGGGCTATATACAGTCAAAGAGGCAGAAGCTATGGGTGCTCGGGAGGCCCTAAGTTGGATCAAGCAAAAGGGATGGTCGCGAGTGATTCTGGAAACGGATGCTAAGGTGGTGACTCAAGCTGTCTACAATGGAGAGATTCTAACCCCTTTCGGGGCCATTGTTCAAGAAATCCGTGATCTTTTAAATGCTTTACCTTATGTTAAATTTATTTCTGTTAAGCGTAGTGGTAATCAGTTTGCTCATGTTATTGCTAAAAGAGCTCTTTGTAATGATGGTTGGGAGCGGGTTGAGTACCTGGACTCTTTACCTCGTTTTCTTTCCTCGttggtttaatataatttggtttggtttggttttcaaaaaaaaaaaaacattatctccttcaattcttttttaGGTATTCTTATActactttttaatattatttcaattttgtcATTATCAACTAACCCTTATAtcgttatatatatactaggggtTCAAGTGAAAACatgtttttattaaaaagtgatgattaattttatccatttatttGGGTAAATCAATTATTGAGGGTTACCGGGAAATAAGGGGTAAAAAGGGAAGGTTAGTTGTATAAATACAACAAACTTGAAtgtatgtaataattataaaattgacattatatatttctactaaAATCCTCAAGTATTGATGAACCTTTATAGGCGCGAGTTGAATTCAGTTCTCACTTGGTAATAGAACCACAaatattgtgaatttttatgaaGTAAACATATGCACTAGACTCAAGGTTTGTCGTTATTAAGTAAACTTTTGAtttttcaattgcacttttttaaaaaaaaaaaaattttgtagtAGACTTATGTATTGAtaacaattttattaccatgaagaaaaaaaggttttgagtggttaataacattatttttaatgctaattaaacatatttgttaatGCATGGTGATAAAAAAGCGATCATATCATAATAATGTTAGAAATAACATGCatgtattgaaaaaaaaaaaccattttccATTCACATATCAAAACCTACGAAATCAAGTTTCCAAATCCTcaaccaaacatatataaaaacacACTCGGCATTGAAGAAGCAGACGTTACACTGTTACATATGGCTACGTCAAAATAGTACATATACGGCCATGCATAATTCGACTTCATGGAGAAGTATTTTCGGATTAAACGTACAAGGCAAGTAATAAGAATTTAAGTTTGCATTTGGTATGCTAATGAAGTACTctacttaattatattacttgcAAAGTCGAATTTCTTTCCCCGACCGATAAGATTGTAAAAGAATAAATGATAATGACCTATTAAAGAGTCACCTTCACAAAAGGATGAAATTCTCACATTACGACTGTGAAAGCTAACTAGCTTGATCATGGTAATTGttcataatttattatataaagtCCAACTGAATTATCTGTGCCCACCACTAGTTAGATTACTCCGTACTAATCAACCTAGTTCCGATCAAGTAAAATCTATGTTGACACAGAGACGCTATATATATtcgagttctactacatggactTTCAATGTCTACATCAagtcttaatatatataatcatgttTGTTCAAGTAAGAATAATATAGTTTACAACAAGTTATAGCACAAGTGCTCTATATCCTCGGTAAGTTAACAATATTTATTCCTAGTTTTCTCTGAACTCTGAGTATGCGTGCATTTGTtttaaaagaattgcaattgGCTTCATGATCTTGACACGGCAAAACTTGCAGTTATCTTAATTCCTGCTTCCCTCCTCATAATTTCGTCGAGGCACATATGAATCGTCAATAAAACCAACTTGGGGCTTTGATACTAATTGTTGCACCGTTAGAAGTCGAATACTTCAGAATTTCAACTGATAATTTCAGAAAATAACAATAAAGAAGACACAAAATTTCTACACCGGAAACGCCTAAATAATATATGGTAAAAAT
It includes:
- the LOC116009174 gene encoding vacuolar cation/proton exchanger 3-like, whose product is MGSFDGRAVLEFHDESLVSPDHVIGRPISLDPSPRRSFFYTSSDDFSCKCILNRMLASIKIVFLSKKLNILITCGPLAVLVDKFSNRHGWIFILSLSGIIPLAERLGWATEQLAFFTGPTVGGLLNATFGNATELIISMYALNRGMMRVVQQSLLGSILSNMLLVLGCAFFAGGLVYSHKEQVFNKGTAVMNSGLLLMAVMGLLLPAVLHFTHTELHFGKSEVALSRFSSCVMLVAYGAYLFFQLTSEKSLYMPIAEDANRNDSDNEEEEAPEISMWSSIIWLSILTAWIALLSEYLVNTIEGASIALNIPVAFISVILLPIVGNAAEHAGAIMFAVKDKLDISLGVAIGSSTQIAMFGIPFCVVVGWIMGRPMNLDFQLFETATLFMSVIVVAFMVQEGTSNYFKGLMLLLCYLIVAASFFVHIDPESIQDKPTETSLQTLQKAAEAIYDDLRNV
- the LOC116009158 gene encoding glucose-1-phosphate adenylyltransferase small subunit, chloroplastic/amyloplastic: MAAAIGAPKLAPYTCAAERNDGSARRAGRFKSLSFASSNLSGDKLASLVSRRCSRSGGKSSERRNAPIIVSPKAVSDSQNSQTCLDPDASRSVLGIILGGGAGTRLYPLTKKRAKPAVPLGANYRLIDIPVSNCLNSNVSKIYVLTQFNSASLNRHLSRAYASNMGGYKNEGFVEVLAAQQSPENPNWFQGTADAVRQYLWLFEEHNVLEFLVLAGDHLYRMDYERFIQAHRETDADITVAALPMDEKRATAFGLMKIDEEGRIIEFAEKPKGEQLKAMKVDTTILGLDDQRAKELPFIASMGIYVISKNVMLNLLREKFPGANDFGSEVIPGATSIGMRVQAYLFDGYWEDIGTIEAFYNANLGITKKPVPDFSFYDRSAPIYTQPRYLPPSKMLDADVTDSVIGEGCVIKNCKIHHSVVGLRSCISEGAIIEDSLLMGADYYETDADRRLLAAKGSIPIGIGRNSHIKRAIIDKNARIGDNVKIINSDDVQEAARETDGYFIKSGIVTVIKDALIPSGTVI